atcgtttgaattaatttttagttcatgttcatgtgttgtttgttaaattaatttttcagattccaaatgaaagattaattacttgtttttcatgtttatttcatgttcgtATTATTGTtgaagtgaatatttgttagtttaatgtttgttagattcaaattgaaatttaattaattatttcttcaatttgtttcatgtgttatgtattttccagaaaatattaatgttgtttgaatcgttagaatccgtcttgtttgttgcttaaaaacaGATTTAAATCATGtttatctttgtttgaagttcatgtttaaatccagtgatttaatgtgagtttatgtttgtctttgatttgttaatttagtattttgttgtttgtattgttgtgttcttgctcatacattcatggtctaaattaactaggattggttcccgatatggttaattcattccattaattttgagttgtgttgttcatggtgttcatataattgttgttgaagattgttgagaaattggtcatcttgatcatattttggtcaagttatgattaattgagtgtttagagctgatgggggtaatttggtaaattgcgttgcattcgggggtagatttgtaattgcaataaggtcggaggggtagtttggtaattgaacattatttttgattctttatgttaagcatgggggacaaatataatggggtggggtttttgatgtacttgtttaatataatgggggacaagacaaaacataatggggaggaatcttgcacttgtttAATGTAAGCATGagggacatattgtaatgggttgggaatatggtatttatttaatgtaggcatgggggacaaagtttaaaataaagaaaacattaataagtggggcaaagcatgccattgagggaataatttgggggttgggaattgaagatttgtcttgctatatatagagtcatttcttGACATTAAAAGAGGACTAGACTTAGAGAAAAAAACTTAGACTTgaacaaaaagagagaaaagtaAGACttagagagggagaggattattatttgggagaatatttttgagagtaatactttctgaaaatctgaagaagtgTGGTAGAGTTTTGAAgaagagaaagacaacttgaacttctacttaaataaattctgtttgtcttttctcgagtgttattcaaaatcagtaaactactgcatcttgtatccatctctcttctgctttgactgtgattgcactttggtattgctgatttttttcaatccgttgctgggttattctactggttattactggtttgcggtgttgctgaacctgctgttgctgcgttattactgtcgctgactcctacttcttttgttcttgtactgctgtttccaggtacacatttgtacactcttggcttgaagcgaaaaatgaaatattaatcaggctcctgttcctgttgaattcttttgtttggatctgtgtttgaatattaattttcctctctttgtataaaaatgtagtcgattaattaattagtaatgaggctgcatatgtatgatgtcttcatctaataatgctagtttaaattacttgaagaatagttaatcggctttgatattattgtgtatccctctcatgttccagcattagtaaataatagaatataaaaatgaaagcagtttttctttgtacaaactcgatcgcaattttccaatcgcattagccgtaaactaataactaataagttacgttttcagcatgtaaataattaagagattttcttttattttagagacgaacttaatagaaaatatagtcactataggtttatcctttaaaataaaaatgagacgagcctcgccaaataaatcacaaaccgccggggtcctcaataaaatacataaccattgactagactttggatttggccgtttaatgaaccttcacggcctcttcctaaaataacaatacgctagttgttTAGGCctacttttaataatttaaccttcttaaacacgggtgcaatctgtgaaaaatgatgaattttaactataaaatgaattaatccattgatgtgacccaaatccaaatctcaacggagtcaaaatgtgtcgacgaccacgggtgcattgattgtgacgtggttcgagatgcatttccacgacgttgcaattctataaaaataaatgataataataaaagcggtttaaacttaataaaagcacgtaagtcataacatgtatttaaatcagatatttagccattataacaatttaagcgaccgtgctagaaccacgagattcgagggtgcctaacaccttccctcgggtcaacagaattccttacttagaatttctggttcgcagacttcatttggaaaagtcgaaaatttcctcgatttgggattcaagataaaccggtgacttgggacaccaaaagccaaacctttcccaagtggcgactctgaattaaataaataatctcatttcgaatattgtcacttaaattggaaaaactctctcgcgcatttaacccttcggggcgggcgcgcaaaaaggaggtgtgacattccCCATgctgttttttttaattaatatatttatgtattcagatgtattatataatttctctgaagattgctatgtttttggggagtttttcggttgagaatcttttttataactggaaatacagaatttgtgtgttataattgagtttgttgagttatattaggagtctattatgttaattgattcactttccgtttaaaaatagtgtaatcccctatATCACACCGTGAATACAGtggaatacaataatctgtccagctgtaatcccatatttcacgccatgaatacagtcgaatacactcgaatacaaaaaTCTGTCTAGCTGTTATCCCCTGATTCACGCCTAgaaatgctactgtattcatgaatacagtggCTTAcatacatcgaatacactctaaaaaatctgaaaacatagctataagaagtaatatagtaaatggtagctacaacaagctaataaccactaaaaaTATAGTGGTTACTGAAAGTTTCTCTAAATTAATACTATTAGGTCCAATCTATCAAAGACTCAACCCAATTAAGTAAGTCCATGAACTTCCCAATCTTAAAGACTTTCACTCTATTAAAACTTCCATAGCATATATGATAGATACCGATAGGATTTCACACAGAGTTGTAATTTACACtatgtttgaattttatgatCCATAATAGTGTGAAATGtttagtctttttattttttattttttttataaacacAATATTTCCAACAATTTCGAAGTTTTGGTAAAAAACAACAAATTCGTCAGTCCTATTATTACATAGAAGGAGCCCAATATGATAATGTTCAaatcgaaaaccgaaccgaaattagAAAAACCAAACTGAACCGAACTTATTTCAGTTCGGTTTTGGTTACTACTTTTACAAAACCAAAAACCAAATAACCGAACCTAATTTCTTCAAACCGAACAGAACCgaccgaacgcccacccctactTGCATCATCAAAGACTTCATCTGAAGTGCCAATGCATTGTTGTTTAGATCTGCCATTACATCAGATTGCTACTGGATTTTCATTAAAATCAAGACAACTCAAGATACATCACCGGTATATGAATCTCTCTGGTGCAATGCACGTACCAACCCATCGCCATTATTTATTTATACTAGTTGAGAAGTGGATATGAAAATTCCACTTGGGAACTTGACCTTAGCATTGGATGATCCTTGGATTACTGAGTAAGCCGAACAGACAAAGTttactatatatttatatatatatccaGATTGCTACTGGATTTTCATTAAAATCAAGACAACTCAAGATACATTAGCAATAAGCTTCGATAGCCTGTAGCGTGTGATACAATACTTTATTAGATGCAATATGTTGGGACATTGGTGGGACGATATACAAATGGTCTGACTGCGTGTGAATATCCTGAAGGATGATTATACCTGAACTTCAACCCCGAGTTGCCTTCTCCCAGACGTGTGCAGTGTTCGTGGAAGCTGCTGATTGGTCTTGCAAGGCAGGCATCCCAACGATCAATCTCTGGCATTGTCTCGGCCACTCTATATATCCCCATGGAGTCTGTGAATGCCTGATAATTCAGAACTTCCCCAGACTTTGTTATGCAAAGAACAGCAACCTCAGCACCTGCAACAAGGAAATAACATCACCTTCAGAGATATATATAACAAGAGAAAAAAAGAACTGCTATCATTTGTAGGTTTATTGGCAGCACAAAAAAAAAGGATAAGATAGTCTTGCATCGCGTCTGAGTCAGCATCACCAGTACAAGCAATTACATTAATCAGCAGAAATATAGTGAAGCTAATAACCACAAACTTGTCCCAAATTGACCAAAAAGAGTACAAGCACTTTGTTCTATGCCTTCTTTGACTGACAGTTTTGACAAAGAGGCACAGTGAAACATCTACCATTATGAGCTAACACAAAAAGTAAATCCTGCACAATAGTACCCAATGCATGGATTTTATTCCATACAAGTCCAATAAAGAGAATATTTTCCTGCAACTTTAAATTTTGATTGGTCTTTAGTTTGACCTTAATCCTGCCGGAGTACAAACCAGACTAGATTCTAGGCAAGAAGTATTAGGTGAAAAGTTAAAACTTTCCCATGAAATGAAGTGTCTAGAACCAAAATTGGGGGACAAATAAGAACTTACCAATTAAAATTCCGTAAAAGAAACACTCAGCAACGGCTCAACATTGTATTCTAAATCTAGCTATAGATGGTTAGGAAAAAGAAAGGAGCTTAAAAGGTGATAGACAGTAGGCTGTTACCCTTCTCACCATCATCATCAGAACAACCAACCATCATGATACGTCCCATGACTAAAATTGACACCATAAGATAAATCCAGTCATGCCCCTTTCATGTGATTCCCTTTTACTTTCTGATAAACTGGgaaaataaagttgaaaatatCGGTAGGTTTTGGTTAAAATTTGAAGCCTAATATGAAAGAGTTATCAATTGGAATTCCTAAATTCCTACAACACTATTTTGACACCTTTATTCTCTAGTCCCATATATTGTTAGCAAATAGCAAACAATGAAAGCATATGAGAATTCAAAGTTCATAACCAAGGAAGAGTAAATGATGAACTAAACAAGGCAGAGTAGCCAAAAAGGAAGCATAGAAGGTAGGAAGAAAGGCTCAAGTAGAGATTACTCAGGCATCAGACATCTAGTAATAACTCAATATGAtgctcttttattttcttttctacaTGATAATATTTAGCTGATGCTTGACATGTGTCAACACGGTGTTCCACTAGTGTGATTGCACTTCCACGCCCTTCAGCCTTTATTTACAAAGTCAGCAGAATTTTTTCAATGGAAGATATTCTAATCCATATGATTCTCAGGAAAAGGAGATAGATTCAAGGTGTAATTTGCATTCAACAACTTCTTCCCCATGAGCACACAATGCATGGGGGCTGCTTGACATTTCTACGTTAATTTGATACGAATAGGTACACTGGATGGAGGGGAAACAGAGGGCACACTTCAGTCCTTTTTCAATATTTCAGGAACTTGTTTTAGTTTGTGCTGCATATAAGTATCGAATATCAAATAAAACAGATAGTCCGTCAGAGTTCAAATCCTATTGGATTGCAGGGAACATGCTATCAGTTTCCTTCTCAAAGATTCTAGATATTCAATTCTCTTAACAATGCACCATAAGATTCTCCAAGCTAAGTTACATTTCTATCATTCGGTGCACCATTTACTAGAAATCCAATGAATCTTCTCACTGATTTTTTTTGTTGCATATATTTCAAGTCAGTTAATAAGAAGAACCCCAGTAATTGGGATACGCAATACTTTAGCTAACTTGTAACTTGGTTCATGAATCTTCTGC
Above is a window of Nicotiana tabacum cultivar K326 chromosome 8, ASM71507v2, whole genome shotgun sequence DNA encoding:
- the LOC107825981 gene encoding uncharacterized protein LOC107825981; protein product: MESSRSKVLIVLYLTAITSLMVKGVTGWTGEIHGRVVCDVCADSSVGPEDHVLEGAEVAVLCITKSGEVLNYQAFTDSMGIYRVAETMPEIDRWDACLARPISSFHEHCTRLGEGNSGLKFRYNHPSGYSHAVRPFVYRPTNVPTYCI